In one Cercospora beticola chromosome 1, complete sequence genomic region, the following are encoded:
- a CDS encoding uncharacterized protein (antiSMASH:Cluster_7) has translation MAPRATFPDNPDAFAGDPRISWSKEKGTYILEDENEVEWEWLARVNKWSETIDEDAMRRQAEIYMVPGVDENAPGVDPVKKRKAAQDQSESNKKAKAGPAVGDATTNAIANASASAGSNANAASSAAVNDNADAAATAAPAAAPSKPSTAIFVSGLPLDTDDGEVRDCFCKFGIIQESVDGNKQRIKLYRDEHGDLTGEALVIFLKPESVRIAIDMQDGFEFPRDFGLPTGPISVQVADHSYKKTNDDTAAPSKSSTKKSKPSKAQTKKKAEEMNSRLNDWSDDDLGTVQQPARRSDKIAVLKGVFLRKELEEDPELLSELMEDMQEDAVNYGVVKNITIFDLEEDGIVTIRFASVDAARACVAKNNGRIFDGRRLVASIATGDEKFQKSRKADKDKDAEEAKRLEEYSKYIEGKNGGQDGGANS, from the exons ATGGCGCCACGTGCAACCTTCCCAGACAACCCGGACGCCTTCGCCGGCGACCCGCGCATTTCTTGGTCCAAAGAAAAGGGCACCTACATTCTCGAGGACGAGAATGAGGTCGAATGGGAATGGCTCGCTCGTGTCAACAAGTGGTCCGAGACG ATTGACGAAGATGCAATGAGGCGCCAAGCCGAGATCTACATGGTGCCGGGGGTCGATGAGAACGCTCCAGGTGTCGACCCAgtcaagaagagaaaggctGCTCAGGATCAG TCAGAGTCAaacaagaaggccaaggccgGTCCTGCTGTCGGCGACGCCACCACCAATGCCATTGCCAATGCCAGCGCCTCTGCCGGATCCAATGCCAACGCCGCCTCCTCTGCCGCTGTGAACGACAATGCcgatgccgccgccaccgccgcgcCAGCCGCTGCTCCGTCGAAGCCATCGACGGCCATCTTCGTGTCGGGCCTGCCACTGGATACTGACGACGGTGAAGTTAGGGACTGTTTCTGCAAGTTCGGTATCATCCAGGAGAGCGTCGACGGCAATAAACAACGCATCAAGCTGTATCGCGACGAGCACGGCGACCTGACAGGCGAGGCGCTAGTCATATTCCTCAAGCCCGAGAGCGTCCGCATCGCCATCGACATGCAGGATGGCTTTGAGTTTCCCCGCGACTTCGGTCTTCCGACAGGACCCATCAGTGTCCAAGTGGCTGATCACAGCTATAAGAAGACAAATGACGACACTGCTGCCCCGAGCAAGAGCTCGACCAAGAAGTCCAAGCCATCGAAGGCGCAGACAAAGAAGAAAGCCGAAGAGATGAACAGTCGGTTGAATGACTGGTCTGACGACGACCTCGGCACTGTTCAGCAGCCTGCACGCCGCAGCGACAAGATTGCTGTCTTGAAGGGTGTTTTTCTGCGcaaggagctggaggaaGATCCCGAGCTGCTGTCCGAACTCATGGAGGATATGCAGGAGGATGCGGTCAATTACGGTGTCGTCAAGAACATCACCATCTTCGATCTCGAGGAGGATGGCATCGTCACGATTCGTTTCGCAAGCGTTGATGCTGCTCGTGCCTGCGTGGCAAAGAACAACGGCAGGATCTTTGACGGACGCAGACTGGTGGCTTCCATCGCAACGGGTGACGAGAAGTTCCAGAAGTCACGCAAGGCGGACAAAGACAAGGATGCCGAGGAGGCTAAGCGTCTCGAAGAGTACAGCAAGTACATTGAGGGAAAGAACGGCGGTCAAGACGGAGGCGCAAACTCATAG
- a CDS encoding uncharacterized protein (antiSMASH:Cluster_7), whose product MPQPEDLAHLPPEEQKLRKREWNRDPVNDLFPRIPDLALERVLDIIIDKGFTYNLSVSKFANSRRITSIIVAHVRHAYSDYDKLLRENVERYEARKRCGPQVWKVLREWSPWDKDNEVLERCFRATLLTPEERDPSWDPMDVDDESDVEGDPMDLD is encoded by the coding sequence ATGCCGCAGCCCGAAGACCTGGCCCATCTGCCACCAGAGGAGCAAAAGCTCAGAAAAAGAGAATGGAACCGTGATCCCGTGAACGACCTCTTTCCAAGAATCCCGGATCTCGCGCTAGAACGCGTCCTCGACATTATCATCGACAAAGGTTTCACATACAACTTAAGTGTTTCCAAATTTGCCAACTCGCGCAGAATCACCAGTATCATCGTCGCACATGTTCGCCATGCGTATTCAGATTATGACAAGCTTTTGCGCGAGAATGTGGAGCGGTATGAGGCGAGGAAACGTTGCGGACCTCAAGTTTGGAAGGTGTTGAGGGAATGGAGTCCTTGGGATAAGGATAATGAAGTTCTGGAACGGTGTTTTAGAGCGACGCTGCTGACTCCGGAGGAGAGGGATCCGAGTTGGGATCCGATGGATGTGGATGACGAGTCGGATGTGGAGGGCGACCCGATGGATCTTGATTGA
- the CLF1 gene encoding NineTeen Complex (NTC) component (antiSMASH:Cluster_7), whose translation MDASRGPPRVKNKAPAPQQISAEQLLREAVDRQEPALTAPTQRFADLEELHEYQGRKRKEFEDYVRRNRLNMGNWFRYAAWELEQKEYRRARSVFERALDCDATNVQLWLRYIEAEMKERNINHARNLLDRAVTIQPRVDKLWYKYVYMEEMLGNVAGTRAVFERWMSWEPDEAAWTAYIKLETRYGEYDRARNVFERFTIVHPEPRNWIRWARFEEANGTSDLVREVFGMAIETLGDEFMDEKLFIAYAKFEAKLKEFERARAIYKYALDRMPRSKSAVLHKSYTTFEKQFGDREGVEDVVLSKRRVLYEEQVKENPKNYDAWFDYARLEEAGGDSDRVRDVYERAIAQLPPSHEKRHWRRYIYLWLFYAIYEELTTKDLERAQQVYDEALKIVPHKKFTFAKLWMLKAQFHLRRHELDRARKTMGMAIGLCPKNKLFRAYIEMELKLFEFVRCRTLYEKWIEFDASNSQAWIKFSELERGLEDLERARAIYELAIQQEQLDMPELVWKAYIDFEEEEGEFEKTRKLYERLLQKTQHVKVWISYAHFEINVPDAADQISTETEDAPVSDAAKARARKVFERAHKMYKDQQLTDERVSLLNAWKSFEDTHGSSENIESVAKVLPRKVKKRRKLEDGSFEEYMDYVFPADDQSSAKMSKLMMAAQQWKQQQASESNS comes from the coding sequence ATGGACGCCTCGCGTGGCCCACCGCGGGTCAAGAACAAGGCGCCTGCGCCCCAGCAGATCTCTGCtgagcagctgctgcgcgaGGCTGTCGACCGCCAGGAACCCGCGCTCACAGCACCGACGCAGCGCTTCGCGGATCTCGAGGAACTTCATGAGTATCAGGGCCGCAAGCGAAAGGAGTTCGAAGACTATGTCCGACGCAATCGGCTTAATATGGGCAATTGGTTCCGATATGCCGCCTGGGAACTGGAGCAGAAGGAATACCGACGTGCTCGCTCTGTCTTTGAGAGAGCACTGGATTGCGATGCGACCAACGTGCAGCTATGGCTGAGGTACATCGAggcggagatgaaggagCGGAATATCAACCATGCCAGGAATTTGCTCGATCGTGCTGTGACAATTCAACCGCGTGTTGATAAGCTGTGGTACAAATATGTTTACATGGAGGAGATGCTGGGCAACGTGGCTGGTACACGTGCCGTCTTTGAGCGATGGATGAGCTGGGAACCGGACGAGGCTGCGTGGACTGCTTACATCAAGCTCGAAACACGATATGGCGAATACGATCGTGCGCGAAATGTATTTGAGCGCTTTACGATTGTGCATCCCGAACCGAGGAACTGGATCAGATGGGCCCGCTTTGAGGAGGCTAACGGCACGAGTGATCTGGTGAGAGAGGTATTTGGCATGGCTATTGAAACACTGGGCGACGAATTCATGGACGAGAAGTTGTTCATCGCATATGCAAAATTCGAGGCCAAGCTGAAAGAGTTTGAACGCGCTCGAGCCATCTACAAATACGCCCTGGATCGCATGCCACGTTCGAAGTCTGCCGTGCTGCACAAATCCTACACCACTTTTGAGAAGCAATTCGGCGATCGTGAGGGAGTTGAGGATGTCGTGCTATCAAAGCGTCGCGTCCTCTACGAGGAGCAGGTGAAGGAGAACCCAAAGAATTACGACGCATGGTTCGATTACGCCcgtctcgaagaagctggcggcgACTCCGACCGAGTCAGAGATGTCTACGAGCGCGCAATTGCTCAGCTGCCGCCGTCACACGAGAAGCGACACTGGCGGAGATACATATATCTCTGGCTGTTTTATGCCATTTATGAAGAGCTAACGACCAAAGATCTTGAGCGAGCCCAACAGGTCTACGACGAAGCGCTCAAGATTGTTCCCCACAAGAAGTTCACGTTCGCCAAGTTGTGGATGTTGAAGGCACAATTCCATCTGCGCAGACACGAGCTCGACAGGGCGAGAAAAACTATGGGAATGGCTATTGGACTGTGTCCCAAGAACAAACTATTCCGAGCTTACATCGAAATGGAGCTGAAGCTCTTCGAGTTCGTGCGGTGCCGTACACTGTACGAGAAATGGATTGAATTTGACGCGAGTAACTCTCAAGCCTGGATCAAATTCTCCGAGTTGGAAAGAGGACTCGAGGATCTGGAGCGCGCGCGGGCGATCTACGAGCTGGCCATCCAGCAGGAACAATTGGATATGCCAGAGCTCGTATGGAAAGCCTACATCGAtttcgaggaggaagaaggagaattTGAAAAGACACGGAAACTTTACGAGCGCCTCCTCCAGAAGACACAACATGTCAAAGTCTGGATCTCATACGCGCACTTCGAGATCAATGTTCCCGATGCTGCTGATCAGATTTCCACCGAAACAGAGGACGCACCAGTATCTGATGCCGCAAAGGCGAGGGCGAGAAAGGTGTTTGAGAGGGCGCACAAAATGTACAAAGATCAGCAGCTCACTGACGAGCGCGTTTCACTGCTCAATGCGTGGAAGAGCTTCGAAGACACGCACGGCTCGAGCGAGAACATCGAGAGCGTTGCCAAGGTGCTGCCTAGGAAGGTCaagaagcgaagaaagctcGAGGATGGCTCTTTTGAGGAGTATATGGACTACGTATTCCCAGCGGATGATCAGAGTAGCGCGAAGATGAGCAAGCTCATGATGGCAGCGCAGCAGTGGAAGCAACAACAGGCCAGCGAGTCAAACTCATGA
- a CDS encoding uncharacterized protein (antiSMASH:Cluster_7) has translation MTAMDARFTRSILVINPNTTKAMTDGLVPLVDTLGFHTTRFEYFTAPGGVPSINNEEDAAKSAESCLPELKKRLDDYDAFLVCCYSQHPLVPQLRQALKDSGLQKPVTGIFEASVATSLQAIDLDQKFGIVSTGSQWEEILGDAVTALLGGSSGRYAGCRTTGLNADQLHTAPKDEVDQKMKVAAKKLLEEGAKAICLGCAGMAGMDQTVRDACIEALGEEEGRRIKIFDGVVAGVAFLEGALRSGL, from the exons ATGACAGCCATGGACGCTCGTTTCACGAGGTCAATACTCGTGATCAATCCGAACACCACAAAAGCTATGACAGATGGACTTGTCCCGCTCGTTGATACGCTGGGTTTTCACACT ACACGATTTGAATACTTTACTGCCCCTGGCGGAGTGCCTTCAATCAAcaatgaagaagatgctgcCAAATCAGCCGAGTCCTGCCTGCCTGAGTTGAAGAAACGACTGGACGACTACGATGCTTTCCTCGTCTGCTGTTATTCCCAGCACCCTCTGGTCCCTCAATTACGGCAGGCGCTGAAAGATTCCGGCCTTCAGAAACCCGTGACTGGGATTTTCGAAGCTTCTGTAGCGACAAGCTTGCAAGCCATCGACCTTGACCAGAAATTCGGCATTGTGTCAACAGGCTCGCAGTGGGAAGAGATTCTAGGTGATGCTGTGACGGCTTTGCTTGGTGGAAGTTCTGGCAGGTATGCGGGTTGCCGGACTACTGGATTGAACGCCGATCAGCTCCATACTGCCCCAAAGGATGAGGTCGATCAGAAGATGAAGGTCGCCGCGAAAAAGCTGCTGGAAGAAGGTGCGAAAGCTATTTGTCTTGGGTGTGCTGGTATGGCCGGTATGGACCAGACTGTTCGTGATGCTTGTATCGAAGCCCTtggtgaggaagaaggccgcaGAATCAAGATATTCGACGGAGTGGTTGCTGGCGTCGCATTTTTGGAAGGCGCTCTGAGGTCTGGATTGTGA
- a CDS encoding uncharacterized protein (antiSMASH:Cluster_7), translating into MPTAEADGEAAERLLEDDDSDLRPALQRLHTADEAGDGNEQQLNAAEHARVRKLLYASHFLSTWNARLFEFGSFLFLASLFPDTLLPASIYALSRSAAAALLSPLLGSYIDKADRLKAVRVSIVSQRLAVSLSCLGLFLIAEFISLRSRQWFPVCLLLLSILACVEKLGSVLNTISVERDWVVIVAQGHGERLRALNSQMRRIDLFCKLFGPLAIALLDGYSTKIAIIATGALTLLSVFIEYFTIARVYSVIPALREPKRLTLSRIPSRDAVLARVKTYMAKSRSYARNPAFLPSFSLALLHLTVLSFSGQMVTYLVALGLSSTMIGSLRAASAVSELSATYFAPKIMSRIGAIRAGIWFLNWEIACLIAACFVLWWQLSPEATAIGLVSTVVASRLGLWGYDLSAQLIVQEEVEEADRGTFSSQEFALQNIFEMFAFASTIFFSRPAQFKYPATISAAAVALAGVFYSVFVRARRGHLIHVCRCLDRHEMRKKHHHWWQTIPEADPLVGNEDDGHGYSTPVAESGEAVSPPDREH; encoded by the exons ATGCCGACAGCAGAGGCAGACGGCGAGGCAGCGGAGCGTCtgctcgaagacgacgacagcgacctcCGACCCGCACTGCAACGCCTGCACACGGCCGACGAGGCCGGCGATGGCAACGAACAGCAATTAAATGCAGCGGAGCATGCGCGAGTTCGCAAACTGCTGTACGCATCGCACTTCCTGTCGACGTGGAACGCACGCCTCTTCGAGTTTGGCAGCTTCCTGTTCCTCGCGAGCCTGTTCCCGGACACGCTGCTGCCCGCCTCCATCTACGCCCTGTCCCGCTCCGCCGCGGCGGCCCTGctgtcgccgctgctgggCTCCTACATCGATAAGGCCGACCGACTGAAGGCGGTGCGCGTCTCAATCG TCAGTCAGCGTTTGGCCGTGTCCCTCTCGTGCCTGGGCCTCTTCCTTATAGCCGAATTCATCTCTCTGCGCAGCCGCCAATGGTTTCCCGTCTGTCTCCTGCTGCTTTCCATTTTGGCGTGCGTGGAGAAGCTAGGATCGGTCCTCAACACCATCTCAGTGGAGCGCGACTGGGTCGTCATCGTGGCTCAGGGACATGGCGAGAGACTCCGAGCACTCAATTCACAGATGCGCCGAATCGACCTTTTCTGTAAGCTGTTCGGGCCGCTAGCTATTGCCTTGCTGGATGGCTACTCCACAAAGATTGCCATCATCGCGACTGGTGCTTTGACTCTACTTTCCGTCTTCATCGAATATTTCACCATTGCAAGAGTCTACAGCGTGATTCCAGCGCTTAGGGAGCCCAAGAGACTAACACTGTCTCGAATTCCGAGTCGTGACGCCGTGCTCGCCAGAGTCAAGACCTACATGGCGAAGTCCAGGAGCTACGCTAGAAACCCGGCATTCTTGCCGTCCTTCTCACTTGCTTTGCTGCACCTCACTGTGCTCTCTTTCAGTGGGCAAATGGTCAC ATATTTGGTGGCTCTGGGGCTATCGTCTACCATGATCGGCTCTCTGAGGGCGGCGTCTGCTGTTTCAGAACTGTCCGCCACCTACTTTGCCCCGAAGATCATGTCCCGGATCGGAGCTATAAGAGCAGGTATCTGGTTTCTGA ACTGGGAAATCGCCTGCTTGATTGCGGCTTGTTTCGTGCTCTGGTGGCAACTGAGTCCTGAAGCAACTGCCATCGGTCTGGTCTCGACGGTTGTTGCAAGCCGACTTGGCCTTTGGGGCTATGATCTGAGTGCTCAGCTAATCGTACAAGAA gaagtcgaagaagccgatcGAGGCACCTTCTCCAGCCAAGAATTCGCTTTACAGAACATCTTTGAGATGTTCGCTTTTGCAAGCACCATCTTCTTCTCACGGCCCGCACAATTC AAATATCCTGCGACTATTAGTGCTGCCGCGGTGGCACTCGCGGGAGTCTTTTACTCGGTTTTCGTCCGAGCAAGGAGAGGCCATTTGATTCACGTTTGTCGATGCCTCGATCGACACGAGATGCGCAAAAAGCATCATCACTGGTGGCAGACTATTCCTGAGGCAGACCCTCTCGTCGGAAACGAGGATGATGGGCATGGGTATAGCACACCTGTGGCAGAGTCTGGTGAAGCCGTATCCCCTCCAGATCGAGAGCACTAA
- a CDS encoding uncharacterized protein (antiSMASH:Cluster_7), whose protein sequence is MSDYKPTEHDGLRKDGQPDQRVGTGQFAQGKIDPVEAGKKGGNTSGSGSSDDSGSSGGDYKPTENDGLRKDGQPDGRVKQ, encoded by the exons ATGTCTGACTACAAGCCAACTG AGCACGATGGTCTCCGCAAGGACGGCCAGCCAGACCAGCGTGTCGGCACCGGCC AATTCGCCCAGGGAAAAATCGACCCAGTCGAAGCTGGCAAGAAGGGTGGTAACACCTCTGGAAGCGGCTCCAGCGATGACAGCGGGAGCAGCGGAGGTGACTACAAGCCAACTG AGAATGACGGTCTCCGCAAGGACGGCCAGCCTGATGGACGTGTCAAGCAATAG
- a CDS encoding uncharacterized protein (BUSCO:EOG09264B2X~antiSMASH:Cluster_7) — protein sequence MATIADELLNDFGDSGDENEEQVDEQDFGLNNAQATVPDAQQNGGMAVDGDEEDDTDIAGGDAPSHVKVDDEETEEETKARVEKMELQNVSDVRSVAGLMKQLEPLLKDIEHYKSLPPGQETRNIGNIEDNPEYKLLTQSNTLSTQIDGEIILVHKFIRDHYSIRFPELETLIQNPLDYAKAVAIIGNGPMEDIRAISENKENIVGQSLKQVLDGPSLMVVTVEATNTAGTPLSDEELATVRRACQMVLRLDSAKRTLTDYVQSRMSMFAPNLTALIGSSTAAQLINYTGGITGLAKTPSCNIAPLGNKKSARGVGLATNVGIRNQGILYQNDIIRSIPQDLKVQAMRILSAKIVLVARTDSIHASPSGEFGLQMAEEVERRINKLSEAPPNSGVRALPAPDDKPSRKRGGRRVRKMKEATAMTDLRKAQNRMAFGKEEAEVGFGDSSKGLGMIGAQDDGRVRATQIDQRTRAKLSKKNPGWGGATPAGSSGTATSLGGFQGGIATQGALRAQGLRVAGVGSGLKTNVGGPAGTATSVAFTPVQGMELIDPRKREEANRKRKADEDRWFKNGTFTQVGGSMPPPPVPAKVGAAGFKVPALPSKKAKTSD from the exons ATGGCGACCATCGCGGACGAGCTGCTAAATGACTTTGGGGACTCTGGCGACGAAAATGAGGAGCAGGTGGACGAGCAAGACTTTGGCCTCAACAACGCGCAGGCGACCGTGCCTGATGCGCAGCAGAATGGCGGTATGGCTGTGGAcggcgacgaggaagacgacacAGACATAGCGGGGGGCGATGCGCCGAGCCATGTCAaggtcgacgatgaagagaccGAGGAAGAGACCAAGGCGCGtgtcgagaagatggagctgCAGAACGTTTCCGACGTGAGGAGTGTCGCTGGCTTGATGAAGCAGCTGGAACCGCTACTCAAG GACATCGAACACTACAAGAGCCTACCGCCTGGTCAAGAGACTAGGAATATTGGCAATATCGAGGACAACCCCGAGTACAAGCTGCTCACACAGTCGAATACACTGTCAACCCAGATCGATGGAGAGATCATCCTGGTGCACAAATTCATTCGCGACCACTACTCAATACGGTTTCCTGAGCTGGAAACTTTGATTCAGAACCCTCTCGACTATGCAAAGGCAGTTGCGATCATCGGGAATGGACCCATGGAGGATATCCGAGCGATCAGCGagaataaagagaatatCGTAGGGCAGTCGCTCAAGCAAGTTCTGGACGGACCTTCTCTTATGGTTGTGACAGTCGAAGCGACTAATACGGCCGGGACACCGCTGTCTGACGAGGAGCTTGCAACCGTGCGCAGAGCTTGTCAAATGGTTTTGAGGCTGGACAGCGCAAAGCGAACCCTGACGGACTACGTCCAATCCCGAATGTCTATGTTCGCGCCGAATTTGACAGCTTTGATCGGTTCATCGACCGCAGCGCAGCTGATCAACTACACAGGAGGCATTACAGGGCTTGCAAAGACGCCGTCTTGCAACATCGCACCGCTCGGGAACAAGAAGAGTGCACGTGGCGTGGGTCTGGCGACTAATGTAGGTATCCGGAACCAAGGCATCCTATATCAAAACGACATTATCCGATCAATCCCGCAAGATCTCAAGGTACAGGCCATGAGGATATTGTCTGCGAAGATTGTGCTCGTTGCACGCACGGATAGCATTCACGCATCACCATCCGGTGAATTTGGCCTGCAGATGGCTGAGGAAGTCGAGCGGCGTATCAACAAGCTCTCTGAGGCGCCCCCAAACAGTGGTGTACGAGCCCTTCCGGCTCCAGACGACAAACCGAGCCGAAAGCGCGGCGGACGAAGAGTGCGCAAAATGAAGGAGGCGACTGCCATGACCGACTTGAGAAAGGCGCAGAACAGAATGGCTTTTGGCAAGGAAGAAGCCGAGGTCGGATTTGGCGACAGCTCGAAGGGTCTCGGCATGATTGGTGCCCAAGACGATGGTCGTGTGCGTGCTACACAGATTGATCAGCGCACCAGAGCCAAGTTGTCGAAAAAGAATCCTGGCTGGGGCGGTGCAACGCCGGCTGGCTCGAGCGGAACTGCTACCTCGCTTGGTGGGTTCCAAGGCGGGATTGCTACTCAAGGTGCACTCAGAGCCCAGGGCTTGCGTGTTGCAGGTGTCGGCAGCGGGCTTAAGACGAACGTTGGCGGCCCTGCTGGCACGGCCACCAGTGTGGCGTTCACGCCCGTTCAAGGCATGGAACTGATTGACCCTCGAAAGCGTGAAGAAGCCAATCggaagcgcaaggctgaTGAGGACAGATGGTTCAAGAACGGAACTTTCACTCAGGTCGGTGGCTCCatgccacctccgccagtACCAGCAAAGGTAGGTGCTGCTGGCTTCAAGGTTCCGGCTCTGCCCTCCAAAAAAGCAAAGACATCGGATTGA
- a CDS encoding uncharacterized protein (antiSMASH:Cluster_7~CAZy:CE5): protein MFFTSAIVALLAATVSAFPAAGPAEAEGALIARQSSSSDELENGSCRQVTFIFARGSTETGNMGTVVGPQTCAALKSLLGSENVACQGVGGPYLGTLIANTFPRGTSDAAIQEAIRLFTLANTKCPDTIVTSGGYSQGTAVIAAALSDLTTQAPAVVDQVAGAVLFGYTHNKQNGGRIPNYPTEKTKVFCAPGDVLCDGLLLVLPPHYTYGSDAGSAAEFLAQRVAIA from the exons ATGTTCTTCACTTCCGCCATCGTAGCCCTTCTGGCCGCCACTGTCTCCGCGTTTCCCGCGGCCGGCCCAGCTGAAGCTGAGGGAGCACTCATTGCCCGCCAAAGTTCCTCCTCAGACGAGCTAGAGAATGGTTCATGTCGCCAGGTGACATTCATTTTCGCTCGTGGCTCGACTGAGACGGGCAATATG GGCACTGTGGTAGGGCCTCAAACCTGCGCGGCTTTAAAGAGTCTGCTAGGTAGCGAGAACGTTGCTTGTCAAGGCGTCGGTGGACCTTATTTGGGGACTCTGATTGCAAACACCTTCCCTCGAGGCACATCCGATGCTGCCATCCAAGAAGCCATCCGCCTCTTCACGCTCGCCAACACCAAATGTCCTGATACTATTGTGACGAGTGGAGGCTATTC ACAAGGAACTGCAGTGATCGCGGCAGCTCTCTCCGACCTCACAACGCAAGCTCCCGCCGTGGTTGATCAAGTCGCGGGCGCTGTGCTCTTTGGGTACACCCATAACAAGCAGAATGGAGGCCGGATTCCGAACTATCCGACAGAGAAGACGAAAGTATTTTGTGCACCGGGGGATGTTCTGTGCGACggactgctgctggtcttGCCTCCTCACTACACGTACGGCAGCGACGCTGGTTCAGCAGCGGAGTTTCTGGCCCAGCGTGTGGCCATAGCATAA